The Burkholderia sp. PAMC 26561 genome includes the window CGCCCGTTGCATAGAATTGCAGTTCGTCGCGAACGGGTCCGCCCAAGAGGTGAAATACCGGTTCCTTGCGCACCTTCGCAAGCAAGTCCCACAGCGCAAGATCCACCCCTGATATTGCGTTGAGCACGATACCTTTACGCCCGTAATAGAGCGTGGCGAAATACATCTGGTCCCACATCTTCTCGATGTCCGTCACGCGCTGGCCTTCAAGGAATCTCGCCAGATGCTTCTCCACGATGAACGCGCCGATCTCGCCGCCCGTGGTCACTGCAAAGCCGACGGTTCCATCGCTTGCTTCGATCTCGACGACCAGCGAGCCGAGCACGTTCAGGCCAAACGACTGCCGGCTTTGCCTGTACTCGGGATAACGCGCCATTGGCGTGGAGACGTGGTCATCGATCCAGTGATCGGCGCCCTGGTCGTGGTAGTCGGCGCCGCCGCCGCGAACGGTGAACGCGCGGACGTGGCGAATGGTAGGCATGGACATGATCGGACTCCGTTTAAGTTCTGGTGTTCAGGATGCTTTGGCGTGTTCGCCAGGTGTGTAAGCAGATGTCCGCGCGGGTCGCACGAATACGATGATGGCTATCGCGGCGAGCACGGCAACGACGCCGAGAAGCACGAGGCCGGCGCTCGTTGAATCGTAGAAACGCTCGGCGCTCGTACGGATCATCGGCGCGACGAAACCGCCGAGGCCGCCGAGCGAGTTGATCAGCGCAATCGCGCCCGCCGCCGCAGCGCCCGTCAGATAATGCGTCGGAAAGGTCCAGAAGAGCGGCTGCGCGGCAATCAGTCCACTTGCGGCAAAACACAGGGCGATGAGCGAAATCAGCGGCTGGCCCGCGAGCCCCGAGATCGCGATACCCAATCCCGCCACGACCAGCATGACGACAGCGAGACGCCTGTGCTGCGCGTGACGATCCGCGTAACGCGGCACGATCCACGTGACGAGCACCGCGCACAGCCACGGAATCGCCGTCACGAAGCCGACCTTGGCGCCGACATGCGCGCCCATCAGCGCGGCCACCTGTTGCGGCAGATAAAAGATCACGCCATACACGGACATCTGGATCAGGAAATACACCGCCGACAAAATCAGCACGCGCGGATCGACCAGCGCGGCAAACACGGAACGCGGACCATGCGCGGATGCGGTCGCCGCGTCCTGGTCGAGTCGCGCGATCAGCAGGCTGCGTTGGTTTGCATCGAGCCAGCGCGCCTTGGACGGATCGTTGTCGAGATACCAGAACGCCCAGATTCCCACGAGCGATGCCAGCACGCCTTCGACCAGAAAGAGCCATTGCCAACCGGCAAATCCGAGCGCGCCGTGAAGGTCGAGCAACGCGCCCGACAGCGGACTGCCGAAGATGAACGCGAGCGGCGCGCCGAAATAAAACACGCCCAACGCCCTTGCACGCGCGGATTGCGGAAACCATCGCGTGAGGTAATAGACGATGCCGGGGAAAAATCCTGCTTCCGCCACGCCGAGCATGAAGCGCAAGACGTAGAACGCCGTGGCCGTATGCGCGAACGCCATTGCCGCCGACACAAGCCCCCATGTCACCATGATCCGGCACATCCAGAGCTTCGCGCCCACGCGATGCAGCAGTAGGTTGCTCGGCACTTCGAAGAGTGCATAACCCACGAAGAACACACCCGCGCCGAATGCGAACGCGGCGTTCGACAAACCCGTATCGTGCTGAAGCGCTTTCTGTGCGAAGCCGATGTTCGCCCGGTCGAGGAACGCGAGCATGTACATCAGCAACAGGAACGGCAGCAGGCGACGCATCACGCGAGCGGTGACGGCGTCCTCCGCATTTGCGAGATCGCTCATGCGTGTCTCCGGATATTGTTATGTCGCGGGCAACGCCCGCGTGAAGCAGAACGCTTTAGTAAGTCGCGCGTCCGCCCGACAGATCGAATACCGACGCCGTGCTGAATGCGCAATCCTCGGAACTGAGCCACAGGATCAGCGACGCCGCTTCTTCCGGCAGAAGGAAGCGGTTCATCGGGATCTTGGAGAGCATGTAGTCGATGTGCTGCTGCGACATCGAATCGAAGATCTCGGTCTTGGCAGCAGCCGGCGTCACGGCATTCACGAGAATGCCGCGCGTGGCGAGTTCCTTGCCGAGCGACTTCGTCAGTCCGATAAGACCTGCCTTCGAAGCGCTGTAGTGCGATGCGTTCGGGTTGCCTTCCTTGCCGGCCACTGATGCAATGTTCACGATACGCCCATACCCTTCCTTCAGCATATGCGGCACGATTGCGCGGCAGGTGAGATACGGGCCGATCAGGTTCACGTCGATCACGCGGCGCCAGACATCGGGCGCGAGTTCCCATGTCGTGCCGTTGCCGCCCGTGATACCGGCGCAGTTGATCAGCACGTCGATCTTGCGATGCGCTTCCAGCGTCTGCTGAACCGCCTGTTCAACCGATGTTTCCTCGGTCAGTTCGACCACGGCAATGCTCACCTTGCCGCCATTCGACAGTTCGCCACGGGCGCGTTCGAGCCGCTCGGAATCGATATCCCACAGCGCGACTTCCGCGCCCGAAGCCAGCGCGCGTTGCGCCACCGCATAACCGATACCGCGTGCGCCGCCGGTAATCACAACGGTCCGTCCGGCCAGATCGATCTGGTTCATCGTGTCTCCTTGTGTTGGATGTTCTGCTGTTGCAAGCACTATAGGGGCCAAGTCATAGCCGGACAATCCGAGTATTCGATGATGCGATAGCGAAAGCGGATCGCAGCGCGGTGATAGCATTCCTGTCACTACTCGGAAGTCAGGGTAACAACATGCGGAGTGGACATGCCGGAAGTCATCGAACACACGGTGTTTGCCGAGGGGCGGCTTTCAATCGGCTTGACCCTGCCGATGCTGTCATCGGGCAATGCCGTAGCCGACTTCGATGAACAGATCGCGTTGGCCCGCCTCGCAGACGAGCTTGGCTTCGCCGCGCTGTGGGTGCGCGACGTGCCGTTGAACAGCAGCGACTACCCGGACCCGGTCGGGCATCTCGATCCCTGGGTATTGCTTGGCGCGGTGGCGTCGCACACCAAGAACATCGCGCTCGCCAGCGGCGCAATCGTGCTGACGCTGCGGCATCCGCTTCATATCGCGAAGGGTGCGGTATCGGTGAACACACTGAGTAAAGGGCGATTCATCCTGGGCCTTGGCTCCGGCGATCGTCCGCATGAATACGCGGCGTTTGGCATTGATGCGAACGAGCGGCGGGAGGTGTATCGGCAGCATTGGGATACGGTCGCGGCCGCGATTGGCCGCGAACCAAGGGTCATTCCGGACCAGTCGCCGCCGGACGCGCCCGAATTCTTCCTGTTACCAACATCGCCGACACCCGTTCCGATGATCGCCGTCGGTTCAGGCGGCCAGAGCGTCGACTGGATTGCACGCAATGCGATCGGCTGGATGACGTATCACCGAGAGCCGGAAAAGCAGCGCGCGAGGTACAGCATGTGGAGGGCGGCGGTCGATCGCGTCGCGCCGGGCGAGTTTCGGGCGTTCGGCGTGGCGATGGGGCTCGATCTCGCCGCCGATCAAAACGAAGCCGCCGAGCCTCGCTCGCTGGGATACCGGACGGGGAGCAACGATCTCATCAGGATTCTGCGAGAGATGCGCGAGAACGGCACGCATCACGTCACGCTGAACCTGCAGGCATCGAAGCGCCCATCGCGCGAGATTCTTGAAGAACTCGCAGCGGAAGTACTGCCTGAGTTTCAGATCCGGGCGTAAGGCGGCGGGGATTCGCCGCAGCGGTATCTGGCGTCGAAGTAAGGGTGTTCGAACGCTCAGACGTGGAAGAACTGCGCCACCAGCGTCGCGCCCAGGAACGTTCCCGCATTCGCCACGAACGAAACCAGCACGATGCGCCATCCCAGCCGGCGAAACGCGGGGATGTCCTTGGCAATCGAGAGGCCTGCAAAGGTCAACATGGGCGTGGTGATGTTGAGAAAATCGTTCTGTGCGCTGTACGCCGATATCTGTGACGCCCACGGGCACCACGGTGACGTCAGGAACATCGCGACAATCGAGACCCAGCAAACCGCCGGGATCTTGCGTCCGCTCACCGTGTAGATTGCATCGCCAACAATGGTCGCAAGCACCATGATCAACATGCCGGGGAAACCGGAAAACGGCGTGGTGCCGTGCGTGATCCAGTCGCAACCGAGTGCGAACACAGCGGTCACGCCCCACGCAACCAGCTTCCCGCGATAACCCAGTTCGGGCGCGGCGGTTTCGACATCGCCAAGCTTCGGACGCTCGTCTTCAATGACCTTCGACGCATCCGACGCCTTGCTCGTACGCCCGATCAGCGGCTCGAGAATGCGGTATCCCCATACGGCCATCGGCAGCGAAATGAAGAGCGTGAAGTAGGTGCCGACAGTCGTCGTGATCAGGTTGCTCGCGGCGGCAAACGTCAGCACGGCCTTCGCCATTTCGGGCGTCTGCTGTGCGGCGATTGCACCTGATGCGGCGGCCATCATGCTGCCCGACCCAACACCCGAACCCATTGCAAGCGCAAGCGGATGGAAGATGTTCAGGCTTGCGACAAAGCCCGCAAAGATCGCGATGAACACCGCGCCGAAGACCGTCCCCGTCAGATACTCGGCAAGCACGCCGCGTCCTTCCGGCGAGTCCATGCCGTACTTCTCGCCGATGATCGCAAGACTCGGTTCGCGCCCCACGGAAAAGGTCGCGCCGATCGCCTCGCGCTTGATACCGAGCAGCAACGCAAGCGGCAAACCGAGCAGGATGGTCCCGACAAAATGCCCGAGCTCCTGGAACGCCAGTGCCCACCCCGACGCGGCGAGCTTGGGCAACGCACCGCCCACCAGCAATCCCAGCTTGGCTACAAACAAGAGAAGTGCAGGCTGCAATACGGCCGCAGCGAGGAACTGCGTCTTGACGTCGAGCCGCGCGGCGCCGCTCCATCGGCCACTTGCCAGACCTAGAGCGGCGCCGAGAAGAAGCGCCCAGATCATAGGGAGCAGAACGACTTTTCCCGGCCCGACCTTGAACGTGAACGAGCCGATGAATTCGGCAATGAGCAGGATGACTGCTGCATAAAAGAAGAGCTTCGCGCTCCTCAAGCCATCACTGCCCCGTTGTTGCGCAGCCACCGTGCTTGCCATTGTTTTTCTCCTTTATGTCCTCTTGTCTTCCCGCTTCGGTCCAACGCGGGAAGGCATGTTGCCTTATAAAAAACTTCAAAGATAGCCGAATGCAGTTGCCGGTTCTTTAGCCGTTTCAACCCACACGCTCTTGGTCTGCGTGTACTCGTACAACGCTTCCACCCCGCTCGAACGTCCGTATCCACTCATACCATAGCCACCGAACGGAGACGCGACATTAATGGTTTTATAGCCATTGATCCAGAAGGTTCCGGCATTGACCTGACCCGCCACGCGATGAGCACGGCCCACGTCGTTGGTCCACACCGCACCGGCAAGGCCAAACTCGGTATCGTTCGCAATGGCAAGCGCCTCTTCTTCGGTATCGAATGGAATGGCGGCCACCACCGGTCCGAAAATCTCCGTGCGCGCCACATCCATTTCGTTCGTTACGTTCGACAGCACCGTCGGCGAGACGAAGTAGCCGCCATCGGATCGCTCAGCCGATCCCGCTGCGAGCGTTGCGCCTGCCTCGACGCCGCTTGCGATCATCTTCATCACATGGTTGTACTGCGTGATGTTATTGATCGGGCCGACTTCGGTGGCGTCATCGAGCGGAAGACCGACCTTGATCTTGCGCGCGCCCGCTGCCACCATGCCGACGAACTCGTCATAGACCGAACGCTGGACCAGCAGACGCGATCCCGCCACGCAACTCTGGCCAGCTCCGGCGAAGATCGCGGCTTGCGCGGTCAGCGCGGCGTGCTTCAGGTTGGCATCGGCGAAGATGATGTTGGCCGACTTGCCGCCGAGTTCCAGCACGCAGGGCAGCACCCGTTTGGCCGCCGCTTCTGCAATGCGCACGCCGGTCGCGGGCGAACCGACGAACACGACTTTCTTCACTGCCTTGTGCGCGATTGCAGCTTGCGCAACGGTGTGTCCAAGACCTGCGAGAACGTTGATCAAGCCCTTGGGCGCACCCGCCTTTTCCGCGAGCATGGCAACGACGAGCGACGTAAAAGGTGTCATCTCCGACGGCTTCAGCAACACCGCATTACCCATGCAGATAGCCGGTGCAAGTTGCCATCCGCATGTGAAGACCGGTGCGTTCCAGGGCGTGATCTGCAAGACGGTGCCCGCCGGTTCGCGCCGCGTGTAGTTCAGATGCGATGTCGGGACGGGGATCACGTCGCCGTAGAACTTGTCGGCCCAGCCGCCGTAGTACTCGAACATTTCCGCGACCTTGGCGACTTCGCCACGGCAATCGCGAATAGGCTTGCCAGAGCCCATCGATTCAAGGCGTGCGAGGTTTTCGGTATCGCGCCGCAACTCGCGCGCAATGTCGAACATCACGCGCCCGCGTGCGGCGTGCGTCATCGCCCACCATTGTTTCTGCGCGCGTTGTGCAGCATCCGCGGCGATATCGACGATGGCCGCGCCGCCATCCTTGTACGAAAGGCTCGGCTTGCCGGTGGCGGCATCGTAGAGCTGGATCAGTTCGCCCGTTCCTTCTATGAGTTCACCGCCAACATACGATCCGATCGTCTTTGCATTCGGGAAGAAATGTGCGAAGGCGGCCAACAGGTTTTCTGCTGCGTTGTCATCCATTTTGATTCTCCGGAATTCGCTTACTTTGGTTCGATGAATTGCACGATGCGATTGAAGTCCTCCGCATCGCCGATGGTCTTTTCGCTTTCCGCCCACAAGCGCCCTGCTTCCGTGGCGACCGGTGCATCGATGTCCTGAGCGCGCAGCAAGTCCATCGCGAGGCGCACGTCCTTGCGCATCAGTTTCATGGTGAAACCGGAATCGAACGTGTCGGTGAAGATCCACGTGGGATAGTTCGTGAGCGTCGCGCTGTTGCGGCCCGAACCGCCGTTGAGCGCTTCGACCAGTTTCTCCGGATCCACGCCGGCGGCCTTTGCCGCGCGCACCGCTTCACTCGTTGCGAGCAGATGCACGCCCGTCAGCAAGTTGTTGATGATCTTCGTGACGTGCCCCGCGCCGACCGGGCCGACATGCACGCGCTTCGCGCTCATCACGGCGAGGATCGGTTCGACCGCCGCGACGTCCTGTTCCGAACCGCCGAGAACCATGGTCATGGTCGCGGTTGCCGCGCCTTTCGGACCGCCGCTCACGGGAGCATCAACGAAACCGATCTTCAGCTCCGCCAACGCAGCCGCGACCTTGCGCGTGCTGTTAGGCTCGGCCGTAGTTGTATCGATAACGATGAGCCCCGCCTTTCCGTGCGCGGCAATTCCGCCTTCACCGAGTACGACCGCTTCCACGATCGCCGATGTCGGCAGCGACAAGACCAGCACATCCGCGTCCCGCGTGATGTCGGCAATGGACGCACGCGGCGAGACGCCCTCGGCTTCGAGCGCGGCCGCGACACCGGGCGCCGCATCGAATCCAAGCACGGCATAACCGCCGCGTTTGAGCGAAAGCGCCATGCCGCGCCCCATGTTCCCCAATCCCACCACACCAACCGTCTGCATAAATCCACTCCATCGGGAATACGCCCCGGCCGGAGAGAAAAGGTCTGTCCGTCGTCGAGCGTGTTTGGAAGGCTTATCTTCGGTCGGCAAGACCCTATAATCAATCAGCGCCAATATTGATATCGTTCTGATTTTTAGAACACTCACCCTCGAAGCGAGCGCTGGAAAACCACGCCATGGCCGACAACCTGACCGAAAGCAGAATCGTCTATTTTTTCGAGGCGGTCCGATGCGGCACGATCCGCGCCGCCGCCGACTGGCTCGACGTAGCGCCTTCGGCCGTGAGCCGGCAAATCGGCTTGCTGGAGACGGAACTGGACGCGGCATTGCTCGAGCGGCACGCACGCGGCGTGCGGCCCACGGAGGCCGGCCAGATCCTGATCGAATACTTCCGCGAGCAACTCGCGCACAAGGACGACCTGATCTCGCGTCTGCAGGAATTGCGCGGGTTGAGAACAGGAACGGTCGGTGTCGTGCTCGGAGAAGGTTTTGTTTCCGACGTCCTGGCCGGACCCATGCAGCATTTCTGCAGGCTTTACCCCGGGATCAAGATCAACCTCGATCTCGGCAGCACGAACGACGTCATGCGCAGAATCTCCGAAGACGAAGGCGAGATCGGACTGGTTTATAACCCGCCGGGCGAACCCAAGATCGTGTCGCGCGCGATCAAGCAGCAACCGATGATGGCCATCGTCAATCCGAAGTTCATTCGTTCCAGCAAGCAGAAAACCATGAGCGTCAAAGAGCTGGCGGGTTATCCGTTGGCGGCAACACATGCGACCTACGGCACGCGGCAGATGCTCCAGGCCGTCGAATTCGCGGAAAAGGTCAGGCTCGATCCCGTTGTCACGACCAACTCCATCAACATCCTCAAGCAGTTCGCAAAATCAAACCTGGGTCTCGCTGTCCTGCCTGCGTTCGCCGTGACGACCGAACTGGCAGCGGGCGAACTGCTAGCCATTGAAATCGATCATCCAATACTGAAGAAGGCCGAAGCGCACCTGGTCACGCGTGCAGGAAGGAAGTTGTCGGTGGCATCGAACAAGATGCTCCAACTGATGTCCTCGCAAATGAGAGCGTTTCGTTAAGCGAAGGTCGCGGTTGTTGATCAATCTAAAATGAGTATCCAGGGCACCGAGCTTAGTTCTTATGTCCTTCATTAACTCAGTCAAAACGATTCAACATGGTCACCAAGCTCGTCACTACAAAGACCAACGCAATGCTTCGAAGATGCAGCACGATGTGCGGCATCTTCATTGCGACAATGCTTCTACTGCAGCCATATGGCGCCCTCGCCGCGGATCCCAACGCTAATTCGAACAGCGCGCCAACGCTCAAGGGAAAGCGGATCGGCATCAGCGTGGCCGGCACGGAACACTACTGGGACTTGAAGGCGTACCAGGGACAAATCGATGAAGTGAAACGGCTTGGCGGCACGCCCATTCCCATGGACGCGGGCCGCGAAGACAGCAGGCAAGTCGAGCAGTTGCAGGCGCTGACCGGGCAGAAGCCTGATGCGATCATCGAACAGCTTGGTTCGGCCGCGCTGCTCGAACCGTACCTCAAGAAGATTCGCGAGGCAGGCATTCCGCTTTTCACCGTCGATACCGCCAGTCCGTCGAGCATCAACGTCACGACATCGGATAACTTTTATATTGGCGAGCAACTGGCGTTGAAGCTCGCCAACGATCTTCGCGGTGAAGGAAAGATCATGGTGTTCAACGGCTTCTATAACACGCCGGTCGATGCCATCCGCTACGAGATGCTGCGCGCTGTGCTGAGGTGGTATCCGAAGATCACGATCATCGAGCCCGAGTTGCACGAAGTCATTCCGAATACGGTGGAAAACGCACGTCAGCAGGTTGCGAGGCTGCTTGAAAAGTACCCGAAGGGAACCGTGCAGGCGATCTGGGCCGCATGGGACGGGCCGCAAGTAGGCGCCACGCAAGCAGTGGATGCAGCGCACCGCAGCGAGATCCGGACCTATGGCGTGGATGGAAGTCCCGAAGCAGTCGCGCTCGTGAAGGACGCCCATTCAAGCGCAGCGGCTGTGGTCGCACAACAGCCTTACTTGATCGGCAAGACGGCTGTCGACAACGTCGCACGGTATCTTGCGGGCGATCGCACGATACCGCCCGCGACATACGTGCCTTCGATTCTCGTCAGCAAGGAGAACGCGGCGCAAGCGCAGAAGATGCTGGGGCAGGACAAGGCGAAGTGAGCAGTGCAACCCGTTCCAGTGAACGTTGCATCACCCATGAAATTCATCCGTCGAACTTGACCAGGTCCTTGAAGATCAGTTGACCCCAGCTATTTCCGCGCGCCTGCACAAGCAGTCCACCTTCCGAAAGGCCGCCAAGTTTGATCGGCGAGAAACCGAGATTTTCCGCAACCGTACCAATCTTCGCTGCCGCGCCGTCATCGTCGCTCGCCAGGAACACGACTCTCCTGCCACCCTTTACGGCCGGATCCTGGTCAAGGACGGCCGCGCCCAAATGATTGAAACCCTTGACCAGTCTTCCGCCAGTGAAGGCCTGCGCGACGACCCTGGAAGAAGGTTGTCCCCCCAGTTCCTCAGGCGGCACGCCGTAGGCGTTGGTCACATCGACGATGGTCTTGCCCTGCCAGGTGGACAGCGCCTTCGCGACATCCCGGTGCGACTCGAAACGCACAGCCAGGAATACGATGTCCGCCTTGACCGCTTCCTCCAGTTTTTTGGGAATGATCATGGGTCCGATCGCGGCCGCGGCGGATGCAAAGCTTTCCGGGTCGCGCGTGGTTGCAACGGATACTTCGATGCCGCTTCGGGCAAACGCCTTGGCAAGCGCCTGGCCGATCTTGCCGAAGCCGATGATTGCGTAGCTCATACATTCTCCTTCGATTAATACGCCCTACGGGCTCCGAATATTGAATGGAGTGACCGGCGGGCGTAGCGCATCAGAGTTGCGCCAGGCCGCCGTCGACGGCGACCTCGCTGGCGGTCATGAAGCTGCTGTCCGACGACGCGAGAAAGGCGGCCACAGCCCCGATTTCTGCCGGATCGGCCATGCGCTGGAGCGGATTCATCGAGGCGAAGACCTTCATGCCCTCCTCGCCTAGCGCTGCCTTCGCGAGATCGGTCGCAGTCCCCCCAGGCGACAGCACGTTGACCCGGATGCCGGTGCCCTTCAGATCCTCCGCCCAGGTCCGCGCGAGGTTGCGCACTGCCGCCTTGCTCGCGCTATAAGCGCTCATTGCCGGGGCGCCCGTGGTACCGGCGCTCGATCCGGTCAGGATGATCGAACCGCCCTTGCCCATCAGCGGCAGCGCCTTCTGGACTGTGAAGATCGTACCCTTCACATTGGTGTCGAAGTGTTCGTCGATGTGCTCGGCGGTGATCTTGCCGAGCGCAGCCTGGCTTCCCGCCCCGGCATTGGCGAAGACTATGTCGAGGGTTCCGCGCTCGGCCTTCACCGCCGCGTAGAGCCGGTCGAGGTCAGCCTCATTCGAGACCGAGCCCTTCACCGCGCGGGCATTAGGACCGAGGGCGGCCACGGCGGCGTCGAGCGCTTCTTGCCGGCGGCCGAAGATGAAGACGAAGGCGCCCTCTTCGATGAACCGCTTTGCTGAGGCGAGGCCGATGCCGGTGGCGCCGCCAGTGATCACCGCGGTCTTTCCATTGAGTCTGGTCATGTCGTGCATCCTTCCTTGAAGTTGTCCGGAAGCAGGGAACTGCTTTCTTGAGACAAGCATGCACTTCTGATAACCTAAGCACAAGTATGCACCTTTTGGTAACCATGATATGATCGACTCTTCTGACCATTGCGGTGGCCGTTACTCCTACGGGCTCGCGGCCACACTCAGCATCATCGCGGGCAAGTGGAAGCCGCTGATCCTGTACTTCCTGCTCGACGGCCCGAAGCGCTACGGTGAGATCAAGCGCAACGTCCATGGCGTCAGCGCCAAGGTGCTGATCCAGCAATTGAAGGAACTGGAGACCGATCGCGTGCTGGTGAGGACCGACTACAAGGAGGTGCCACCGCGCGTGGACTACGCGCTGACTCCGCTCGGCCGCAGTCTGACCGACCGGATTGTCCCGCTGTGCACTTGGGGAACCGAGAACATGGCAGATATGGTGAGCGCTCTCGTCGAGCGCGACACGTTGCGCTAGCCGGATGCTGAAGAACTGCCGAGTCGGACGACCCGCCGCATTCGTGGGAGAGCGGCAGGTCGAACTCTTCCGATGAGGCCGTCAGGATGGGCGACTGTGATCGCCGCGCTCGGCTCAGAGCCATCGTCCGCGCTTGTATCAAGCCGGCGCGAGCCGAGCCGTTTCAATCACGTCACAGGCGCAGGATTGAACAGCGTCAACGCGTTATGCAGATTGAGCTTCTCGGCACACGTCTGCTTGCGTCCGCTCGCGACATCGAGCATCAGGCGGAACAGTTCCCAGCCCACGTCCTCGATCGTCGCGTCGCCCGTTGCGATCCTGCCAGCATCGATGTCCATCAGATCATGCCAGCGGCGCGCAAGGTCGGAACGCGTCGCCATCTTGATGACCGGTACTTCGGCAAGGCTGTACGGCGTGCCGCGTCCGGTCGTGAAGACATGCAGGTTGATACCGGCGGCCACTTGCAACGTGCCGCAAATAAAATCGCTGGCGGGCGTTGCAGCGAAGATCAAGCCCTTTTGCTTCACTTTCTCGCCGGGTGAAAGCACGCCGGAGATGGCCGAATTGCCGGACTTGATGATCGAACCCATCGCTTTTTCGACGATGTTCGACAAGCCGCCTTTTTTATTGCCGGGCGTCGTGTTCGCGCTGCGGTCCGCGCCGCCGCGCTTCAG containing:
- a CDS encoding NAD(P)-dependent oxidoreductase — its product is MQTVGVVGLGNMGRGMALSLKRGGYAVLGFDAAPGVAAALEAEGVSPRASIADITRDADVLVLSLPTSAIVEAVVLGEGGIAAHGKAGLIVIDTTTAEPNSTRKVAAALAELKIGFVDAPVSGGPKGAATATMTMVLGGSEQDVAAVEPILAVMSAKRVHVGPVGAGHVTKIINNLLTGVHLLATSEAVRAAKAAGVDPEKLVEALNGGSGRNSATLTNYPTWIFTDTFDSGFTMKLMRKDVRLAMDLLRAQDIDAPVATEAGRLWAESEKTIGDAEDFNRIVQFIEPK
- a CDS encoding aldehyde dehydrogenase family protein yields the protein MDDNAAENLLAAFAHFFPNAKTIGSYVGGELIEGTGELIQLYDAATGKPSLSYKDGGAAIVDIAADAAQRAQKQWWAMTHAARGRVMFDIARELRRDTENLARLESMGSGKPIRDCRGEVAKVAEMFEYYGGWADKFYGDVIPVPTSHLNYTRREPAGTVLQITPWNAPVFTCGWQLAPAICMGNAVLLKPSEMTPFTSLVVAMLAEKAGAPKGLINVLAGLGHTVAQAAIAHKAVKKVVFVGSPATGVRIAEAAAKRVLPCVLELGGKSANIIFADANLKHAALTAQAAIFAGAGQSCVAGSRLLVQRSVYDEFVGMVAAGARKIKVGLPLDDATEVGPINNITQYNHVMKMIASGVEAGATLAAGSAERSDGGYFVSPTVLSNVTNEMDVARTEIFGPVVAAIPFDTEEEALAIANDTEFGLAGAVWTNDVGRAHRVAGQVNAGTFWINGYKTINVASPFGGYGMSGYGRSSGVEALYEYTQTKSVWVETAKEPATAFGYL
- a CDS encoding LysR family transcriptional regulator encodes the protein MADNLTESRIVYFFEAVRCGTIRAAADWLDVAPSAVSRQIGLLETELDAALLERHARGVRPTEAGQILIEYFREQLAHKDDLISRLQELRGLRTGTVGVVLGEGFVSDVLAGPMQHFCRLYPGIKINLDLGSTNDVMRRISEDEGEIGLVYNPPGEPKIVSRAIKQQPMMAIVNPKFIRSSKQKTMSVKELAGYPLAATHATYGTRQMLQAVEFAEKVRLDPVVTTNSINILKQFAKSNLGLAVLPAFAVTTELAAGELLAIEIDHPILKKAEAHLVTRAGRKLSVASNKMLQLMSSQMRAFR
- a CDS encoding DUF3100 domain-containing protein; the protein is MASTVAAQQRGSDGLRSAKLFFYAAVILLIAEFIGSFTFKVGPGKVVLLPMIWALLLGAALGLASGRWSGAARLDVKTQFLAAAVLQPALLLFVAKLGLLVGGALPKLAASGWALAFQELGHFVGTILLGLPLALLLGIKREAIGATFSVGREPSLAIIGEKYGMDSPEGRGVLAEYLTGTVFGAVFIAIFAGFVASLNIFHPLALAMGSGVGSGSMMAAASGAIAAQQTPEMAKAVLTFAAASNLITTTVGTYFTLFISLPMAVWGYRILEPLIGRTSKASDASKVIEDERPKLGDVETAAPELGYRGKLVAWGVTAVFALGCDWITHGTTPFSGFPGMLIMVLATIVGDAIYTVSGRKIPAVCWVSIVAMFLTSPWCPWASQISAYSAQNDFLNITTPMLTFAGLSIAKDIPAFRRLGWRIVLVSFVANAGTFLGATLVAQFFHV
- a CDS encoding SDR family NAD(P)-dependent oxidoreductase, which encodes MNQIDLAGRTVVITGGARGIGYAVAQRALASGAEVALWDIDSERLERARGELSNGGKVSIAVVELTEETSVEQAVQQTLEAHRKIDVLINCAGITGGNGTTWELAPDVWRRVIDVNLIGPYLTCRAIVPHMLKEGYGRIVNIASVAGKEGNPNASHYSASKAGLIGLTKSLGKELATRGILVNAVTPAAAKTEIFDSMSQQHIDYMLSKIPMNRFLLPEEAASLILWLSSEDCAFSTASVFDLSGGRATY
- a CDS encoding MFS transporter; this encodes MSDLANAEDAVTARVMRRLLPFLLLMYMLAFLDRANIGFAQKALQHDTGLSNAAFAFGAGVFFVGYALFEVPSNLLLHRVGAKLWMCRIMVTWGLVSAAMAFAHTATAFYVLRFMLGVAEAGFFPGIVYYLTRWFPQSARARALGVFYFGAPLAFIFGSPLSGALLDLHGALGFAGWQWLFLVEGVLASLVGIWAFWYLDNDPSKARWLDANQRSLLIARLDQDAATASAHGPRSVFAALVDPRVLILSAVYFLIQMSVYGVIFYLPQQVAALMGAHVGAKVGFVTAIPWLCAVLVTWIVPRYADRHAQHRRLAVVMLVVAGLGIAISGLAGQPLISLIALCFAASGLIAAQPLFWTFPTHYLTGAAAAGAIALINSLGGLGGFVAPMIRTSAERFYDSTSAGLVLLGVVAVLAAIAIIVFVRPARTSAYTPGEHAKAS
- a CDS encoding sugar ABC transporter substrate-binding protein, with amino-acid sequence MLLLQPYGALAADPNANSNSAPTLKGKRIGISVAGTEHYWDLKAYQGQIDEVKRLGGTPIPMDAGREDSRQVEQLQALTGQKPDAIIEQLGSAALLEPYLKKIREAGIPLFTVDTASPSSINVTTSDNFYIGEQLALKLANDLRGEGKIMVFNGFYNTPVDAIRYEMLRAVLRWYPKITIIEPELHEVIPNTVENARQQVARLLEKYPKGTVQAIWAAWDGPQVGATQAVDAAHRSEIRTYGVDGSPEAVALVKDAHSSAAAVVAQQPYLIGKTAVDNVARYLAGDRTIPPATYVPSILVSKENAAQAQKMLGQDKAK
- a CDS encoding LLM class oxidoreductase, with translation MPEVIEHTVFAEGRLSIGLTLPMLSSGNAVADFDEQIALARLADELGFAALWVRDVPLNSSDYPDPVGHLDPWVLLGAVASHTKNIALASGAIVLTLRHPLHIAKGAVSVNTLSKGRFILGLGSGDRPHEYAAFGIDANERREVYRQHWDTVAAAIGREPRVIPDQSPPDAPEFFLLPTSPTPVPMIAVGSGGQSVDWIARNAIGWMTYHREPEKQRARYSMWRAAVDRVAPGEFRAFGVAMGLDLAADQNEAAEPRSLGYRTGSNDLIRILREMRENGTHHVTLNLQASKRPSREILEELAAEVLPEFQIRA
- a CDS encoding NADPH-dependent F420 reductase — its product is MSYAIIGFGKIGQALAKAFARSGIEVSVATTRDPESFASAAAAIGPMIIPKKLEEAVKADIVFLAVRFESHRDVAKALSTWQGKTIVDVTNAYGVPPEELGGQPSSRVVAQAFTGGRLVKGFNHLGAAVLDQDPAVKGGRRVVFLASDDDGAAAKIGTVAENLGFSPIKLGGLSEGGLLVQARGNSWGQLIFKDLVKFDG